A region from the Aegilops tauschii subsp. strangulata cultivar AL8/78 chromosome 5, Aet v6.0, whole genome shotgun sequence genome encodes:
- the LOC141022342 gene encoding uncharacterized protein translates to MIEVGDFGEILSDDTVHALQLLDQPNAQEHECCAISQHAVSGEEAPSTIRLLTQVGDQYMLLLVDSGSSHSFISESFVQRVSAKTEALPPVSVRVANGQRLHCNKIVRQLGWQVPGHTFHTDFRVLPLGAYDGVLDMDWLASHSPMNCHWQLKTITFETEGKTVHLQGVKTSDLPPITELDAYELHRMEVANDIWTVALVTVERTDKEIPEPVPPNIQKVLSEYKDVFAEPTTLPPR, encoded by the coding sequence ATGATCGAAGTGGGGGACTTTGGAGAGATTCTTTCAGACGACACCGTGCATGCTCTGCAACTCTTGGACCAGCCTAACGCCCAGGAGCATGAATGTTGTGCAATATCGCAACACGCAGTTTCAGGAGAAGAAGCACCATCTACCATTCGCCTGCTCACACAAGTTGGAGATCAATACATGCTGTTGTTAGTAGATTCGGGCAGCTCACACAGTTTTATCAGCGAATCCTTTGTGCAGCGCGTGTCAGCTAAAACCGAGGCCTTACCACCGGTGTCAGTTCGGGTGGCAAATGGACAACGTCTGCACTGCAACAAGATCGTTCGACAACTGGGATGGCAAGTACCTGGACACACTTTTCATACAGATTTCAGAGTTCTACCACTGGGAGCATACGATGGAGTCCTCGACATGGATTGGTTGGCCTCACACAGTCCCATGAACTGCCATTGGCAACTGAAGACGATTACATTCGAAACTGAAGGAAAGACAGTGCACCTTCAGGGCGTCAAaacctcagatcttcctccaatCACAGAATTGGATGCATATGAACTACATCGCATGGAAGTGGCCAACGATATTTGGACTGTAGCCCTGGTTACAGTTGAGCGGACAGATAAAGAAATCCCAGAACCAGTTCCACCAAATATTCAGAAAGTGCTGTCAGAGTACAAAGACGTGTTCGCTGAACCAACAACGTTACCACCTCGTTGA